A region of the Chroicocephalus ridibundus chromosome 1, bChrRid1.1, whole genome shotgun sequence genome:
GATGTTATGTATCAAACTTACTGAAGCAAGGACTTGTACACTTCCCGCTCAGGGGTTTGAAAGTTGTAGTTTGTGTACTGACAATAATACCATCGACTAAACAACACAGCTGACTAGATCATCAGTTAAAATGCAGAGCTCCGGATTACTGGCATGTCAGAATAGAAGAAGGATTCAAACCCTGCTAAATACCAGAAaagctttctctcccttcttcctgtCCTCCCGCTTCACAGATTGGACAAGAAGAGAGATACAGAAATCATTTGTTAACAGGACAGCATATACAAGTTAGAGATGAAGTAAACTCAACTGAAAATGGCACATCTGAACAATGATAAGGACTTATTCTGGACCTGAATGCTCTGATACGGTCACTTTTGATAAACAAagcatgtgttttctttctctacGTGTGATTCAGATGGGGTTCGTTTCGGCATGCAACGGCGTGAAAGCAGGCACCTCTCCAGAAACTTTGCAATCGGCCCTTTCTGTGGTCCTTTTGGAGAACTATAAGGCCCCTGCCTcaggtgtatttttatttatcaaTTATTTCTCTCTGAGAGTTGGTTTGGCAGTGGAAAGTATTGTTCGCACGTTCATGTTTTTATTGCGGTGTAATGTACCCAGCCTTCCTCTGACCTTATGCAAGTCATCGCTGGGACTATTTTTAGAGATTATATTTGCAGCAAAATGCTACAAGAATGAGAGCAGCAAGGATGCTGCCAATGTGAAATAAATCCATCTGTATCTCCTGCTTCTCTGAGCAGCATAAAAGTAGATGTAACTAAACAGCCTATAGCAGGACAGATGACACCCTAAACCACATGTATTTGAGGGCTGGACGTGGCCGGGGCCACTCTGGGCAGCACCCTGGTGTCACCTCTCTGCAGAAGCCAGTGCTTCCCAGGACAAGGCAGGGAATGTTATAGTGGATGGTCACAAAATATTGTTCTTCTGCATTGCTGTCTCGAGCTCTTTCCCTGCAAACAAAGGTGAAGGTACTTGAGGCTTACACTTCAGAGTGTAAGTGTGCCCCTAGGTAAAGGGACCACAGAGGACTTGTTCCTTTACTCTGCAGGACCAAGGAGGAATGGGATACACTAAGAGACGTAAACAGGTATTGGTCAGTGTTGGAAGCTGCAATGAAGAACAAAGATGTGTTGAGCAATTAATGCACATCAAATTCGAAGACGAGTGTGTGGTCTTTGGTGACTGCAGGAATCCATGCATCGCCTTTCCCAAGCATCTTTCCTTCTCCTGCGTTGCTCATGGCTTCCATTGCCTAGATGTGAAAGACGAGAAGTTAAAACAGCGCCTTCAAGAAAGAGAGGGGAAGCAGCTTCGGGTGGCATCTGTTCCCCTTGAGCCTAAACCTACTTCCTCTGCAGCACAGGTCTCCTTAGGGATAGGTCAATTCAGCCTGGGGTTGCAAAAGCGCTCACATCGAGGTAAAGGACactcctgtattttctttaaccttaggaaaaaaaaaaaaaaaaaaacatagtttaaattttttttactaaTAACGTGTATTTTTTCCAAGAGCCCAATGAGAGGCTGCTGGGCCTGTGGTAGTTCCTGCTGTGGTGCGAAGACTTGCCAAAAATCTTTGTCTCgttttcactaaaaaaaagtGCTCTGAGTCCTGTTTGGAAATAGAACTACAGTTCCTCCCGATCACtagcttttttccttccacaaagaCTCTCAGTAGACTGAACCAAGCAGAAATGCAGCCTCTACAGTCGTAAGTCTGGACTTTTCTGCTTGCGGCAGCTCTTCTTTGAGCCAAGTTACTGAGGCCAGTTGAAGGTATCCAGGGAAGCAGCTCCAAGTAGTGACTGAGCAGCCTCTAGTCCTCTAATCCAACGACTGTGTATGAGGGGAAAGGACCACAGGAGGTCCTACATGTTCCCCCTAAAGAGCATCTCTTGTGGACATTGTTGAAGAAGACTCCTGGGCTGGGTGGATCACCACCCAGAATGTCATTTCTTATGTTCTTAGTTTTTTTACAACAGAAGGCATGCCTCATGCTAATCACCATCTCCATTTTCTTGCTGTCGGACTCTGCTTCTGTTTTACCGTGTTTAGGGTGAAGTGAGAGCTATTGCCGGAAATTATTGCAAGGGTAGAGATATTGTGAGCAAGGGCAACTGAGAACTTTTGGAAGCAGGCCTCATAAGTGCACTGATTTTAGTAATTAAACTAATTTAATTAGTTTAATTACTTACTGGGACTAGACTTActgggaaagaacaaaaaaaaaacccaataatgaAAGCAAAGCAGATCAGTGGTTCATTCTGACACCAAGCTAGTAATCTGGTAGTGGTAACTTTTTTATAAAAGGATCTTTGTATATCATGTTCTTGTacttctgctttttgttgttggatcttgtcctggtttgaggtaaaacagaacctaTTTTCTGTTCACTagttttactttgcagctaaacCTCTTCTAaccaactgaactctctgaaattaacagcatattgtccAGATACTGTTCACTCTCAGGGAGAAaagacctgattgtttctaatttatgccaaggaatgatatgcagagaggctctcacttattgctataacagccaaggtcagcgaacttcgctgtttgccctgttagagggtcggaaacggaaaagtgtagaggggtcccacctgtgtgggggaggggacagggcaggtgacccaaaactgaccaacaggggtattccatcccatctgccccatgctcagtataaaagctgagggatcaaagggtcaactctttTTCTTTAATGGCCAGCACTCGAGGAGGACTCTGtttatctgcctttgatcctaATCCgggcattcctgaatccagattcggaatccagctcctgtccatcactgagtccagtctgggacttacccagtgcctgccggtgatgtgaTTGttatcctgggagctcaatactggttttgtatatattgtatatacttcattatttccttttcattattttattaatattttcattgaagtagtttatttttttctaaactcctaagtgtctttctctctttccctcctctcttgagagtggtgggggagagcatctgtcattcatttcagcGGCCAGTCTGGCACAAACCACGACAGATCTCAGGAAAATTGTATCTCCTTCTTTTATCAAAGGTTTtaaaggggaggagaggaaaaaaatacatatatattttgaaaCCGCATTAATATGGAAACATGAGAACTGAAATGCATTCTTCCTTAAGAAAACATTTAGCCTGTTTATATAATAAAGCTGGTTGAAATTTCTGAGGCATTTGTTTTGGCATCCTCAACTTGTTCTTTTAATCCAGTCTGTTGGTTGCAAAATGTTAAATTCATGGAGCTGGCTGGTGGCAGCTGAATTTATGAAATGGTGACTGGTATTGTTTATTACTTGTTGCCTGGGacctttttctctattttctgtcCCCCTGTGGTGTCATTAACGCCTTCATAAACTGAATCTAACATATGATCAACTCAGGATCATCCGTTCGGTTCCAGGTAGTGTTTGACACTGACTTGTCAGAAGTACATAGGATGAACTGAAAAAGTAGAGCAGTGGTGACTGCTTTTTGTAGGATCATGCTCTAAAATAGAtcccaaaggaataaaaatggatTCTTTCTCAAAGAGGCACCCTGTAAAAGGCATGCTCGGAGctgccctctcccctgctccGTCACAGGAAGGGAAAAGCTCTGTTGAGGTCAGACTTTTGTCACTCCCCTTCTGCCCTAACTGCACGTAGTGGTGCTGAGCTGAGGATGAGATAAACCATAcctgccaccttctcctccttcctatCTGCTCGGAATTCACTGGTGAAAGGACGGGGAAGGAAGGTGAAAgacagtttgtaaaaaaaaaaaaaagtgaaagaaaacggATCTAACCGGGTGAGTATAACCATGCAACAAGCCCCCACTGCACTCCGGAGCTTCTCTCCAAAATGCAGACCAAGGCATCGCCTTATTCCAGGTTTTGACACCTGAAAGTAAATGTAGCAAGTAAACCTGCCCGAAGGAAAGTCCCCTGCAGTATCTGTTCCACGACATGTAGGCATCATCTAGGAGAGTCAAGGTAAATCAGAAAAGCAGAGTAAGGAAGGACAGGCAAACCAGCCTTTACCCAGGCTGGTTTCCACGCTGGGAACTGGGATCGTGATGGTAATCCTCACTCTCAGCCTTGCTGGTGTAGAGCAAAGGGAGGTTCATTTGCACAACACTCATGTCTTTATGGGGGGGATGACAAGACTTGTAGGCCAAACGACCAGATAATTTttcaagagaggagaaagaaacgtcatcTTTCCTACTCAAGCAGCATTGAGGAAGTGGGGAGCTCCCTCACTGTGCCTCTGTCAGTCTTGATTGCAGCACCTTGGTATAGATAGACCCGGTGTAAATATTGGGACGGAAAACAGCTTGCTCCCAAACCCTGGCTGCCTCTACTGAACTAATGAGTAAGGACCTTATCTATATCCATGCTGCTATCAGGCCACTCTATACCGTATCAGTGCTGATACGTGACTGTACGGAGCTGGCAGTCACTTGCCCACAGCCTTATTCCCACCGGAGGTGCATATGAGCACCTAACACATAGAAACCAAGCATGGGCACGGACAGCCTGTGGCCGTTCTTGCTCCTTCAGGCAATAACTCTTGTCTTCTTATCTTTGCTGCACACAGCACCGGGCTCAGAAACCTCCCCCTGGGCAGCACAGGCACTGCGAGAGATGTTTCAACCGGCACTGCCGCGCACCAATTGAGCCCTCCGTCTCCTGCATGGTGATCAGCTGCCGCTTGCACTGCGGGGCCACCTTCCACATGTGCAAGGAGGAGGAGCACCAATTGCTCTGTCCCTTAGAGCAGGTCTCCTGCCTCAACTCAGCCTACGGCTGCCCTTTTTCCATGGCCCGCTTTAAGCTGGCGAAGCACCTCCAGGTCTGTCCAGCCAGCGTCGTCTGCTGCTCGATGGAGTGGAACCGCTGGCCAAACGTGGATTCAGACACAACTCTCCACAAGAACATTATGAAGGAGACCTTGAATGAAGAGTGCTTGGACACAGCCTTGGCGCTAAGAGACCAGAAGATACTTTTCAGGACTTTGAAAATAGCCGACTTGTTTCCAGAGTGGAGGAAAAAGGATGAAGTGGAAAAGCTAATGGACGAAGCCGTGGGTGGGGAAGAAGGTGCTGTGGGAGGAGTAGCCTGTGATTCCCAAGAGGGTGACGACCAGTTGTCCGAGCTCAGCCAATGTGAGCGTGAACATTTGGCAAAGGACAAAGAGGGAATGGATCTGGGGAGTTACAAAACCTGGGAGAACATTTTCAGCAAAGAGCTACAGGCTTGCAAGGTAACGGGCTCAGCAGCCAGCGCAGGACAAAAGACAGAGGAGGCTTCCAAGAAAACAGCGTCAGTGCCTCATGCTGCTAGCTCcacagagaaggcaaaggaagTACCTGAGGGTGCAGAAGAGGCAAAAGACCAAAAGCCTGAACAAGTAACATCAAACACAGAAATGACAGGACTGGCTCCCTGGCAAGAAGGTGTTctggagaggctgaagaaggaagTTGGTGTAGGTGATTACAACATGTATCTGGTACATCATGGGGGAATGCTCATCCGCTTTGGCCAGCTAGCTGCTTGCACGCCCAAGGAAAAAGACTTTGTCTATGGGAACTTGGAAGCTCAGGAGGTGAAGACTGTTTACACCTTCAAAGTGCCAGTTAGTTACTGTGGAAAAAGAGCACGACTAGGAGATGCACTGGGCCACAAGATGCCATCTTCAGACAAGTCAGTAGATACCTCAGAATTGGGAATAAACATAGAAGAACTACCTAAAGCAAATATAGTTACAGCCACATTGCTGTGTGCACTGGAAAAAGAGCTGAAAGGTCACGAGATCTCTGAAGCAAGGGGTATCGATGGACTTTTTGTGGATTTTGCAACACAGACATACAGCTTTCCTCTGGAGCCCTTCTCCTCCAACGCTGTTCTAGCAGATATTCTGGATGAAAAAAGCCCACCAGAACTCCACGTGGAGCTCTACACTGAATGCGTAACCAGAAGACACAACAAAAGCAGTTCAGCTTTCACGTTCACTTGCAGGCATTTCTTCAGGAGAGATGAATTCCCATCCCACTTCAAGAATGTGCACGCTGATATCCAGTCATGCCTGGATGGATGGTTCCAGCATCGCTGCCCGCTGGCCTACTTAGGATGTACTTTTGTTCAAAATCACTTCCGCCCTGATGGACTTAAGGCCAAGGTTATATACAGCAAGCCTCTCAAGACATTTGCTATTAAGCCAGAGGTGGACGCTGTCCTTGCTGAGTCAGGGAAGTGCAGTTCCACAGTGGCTAACCAAGGGGGAAATAAGGACTTGCTGAGCAGCCTCCCAGTGGAAGTGCTCAAGTACATTGCAGGGTTCCTGGACAGCTTCAGTTTATCTCAGCTATCGCAAGTGTCAGTGCTGATGAGGGACATCTGTGCCACTCTTCTTCAAGAGAGGGGAATGGTCCTGCTggtctgggagaaaaaaagatattcccATGGCGGTACCTCGTGGAAAGCTCGCAAAAAGGCAAGTGACTGTGATGCTGGGAAAAAGGCAGCCATGGGTTCTCTCCAGATAAAACACAAGCATAGCAAGGGATGCAGATGTGGGGAAGGTTCATGAGGTTGTGAATATGCACAATAATTGTCAGGGGTCAGGGCTGTAAAATGCAGTACATCTAGTGAAGCTAGGAAGGTGTAAATGGACATCTTCTGACTAGCTGAAAGTCCCCACCCAAGCTTGTCTTGGGTAACCTGTTTGCACGTGCACTGGTTTTGGGCACTGGGAATTGAGAATTCCTGATATTTAAAGGTTATACGTGGATTATTGAGGAACTTGAAGTTCGTACTTTTTTTCGTTCTTCACAAGCTGATTTAGGGTATGCCAAAACTAAAAGATGCTTTAGAATGCCAAGACGGTAAGGAACAAGGAGACGTGGCTGTGAAGGGAGCTCAGGCATTCGCATCAGCCACCGAGGGCTTTCATGATTAGTGGTTCGCAGGATTGCCATGAGTGTCTGACCCGTTGGGCTGTGAGCATCTGAGGGAGCAGCATGGGTGTAGGAAGCCTTCTTCTGCAAAGCTGGTCTCCCACTGCTTGTGCTGGAAAATTACCACCCTTGCTGGCTGTTCAGGCAGTCTGGAAGAAATATGTAAACACAGCTCAGTCTAAGTGCTAGTTGAACCATAGttattacaggtttttttctatcTGCTAGCATTGCAGCTGCTCTAACATAAAACTGTTTGAAAGAATAACGTGAGAGACTCCAGCATGACGAAGCAGACAAGACAGAGAtctaggaaaaattaatttagaggTCCAGGGAAGACTCCCAGAAATTATTTAAGGACCTGGCTTTCAAGCAGACCCCTGAAGATCTCCACTGATTGATTCTTATCAAAGGGAAGCATAGCAGTTTATGACTCTTCATTAAGAGAAAGTGCTCTTTATTAAGAGAAAACATGAAGTGTGGTGAATTCAAAATCTGTGTAGCAAAGTTTGGTGGCTGCAAGTTGAATTAGCCCAATCCAAAACAGGAATTAGccactgaaataatttactgGAGGATGTGGCTTCctgcagaaaaaagaagaaattcttcctgagCAATCATATAGCAATTAACTTCAATTACTGCAGTGCAATTTCAAACCAGCAGCATTGAATATAAGGACTGTCTAACCCTTTTCATGTTAGCTCTCTGTTCTGGCCACACATGAATCTTTTTTCCAATGCACAGACTCTGCTTGAAAACATTCTGTTTGTAATTAGTCTGAATTCCTTGACTACCCTGTATAGTAGCTATGATTACTTAGGACTAGGACAGACTCAAGTAATCTTCAGCATAGCACACCCGCATACTGTCCCTATTCcacaggaagaaacatttttaggGAGAAGAACTAtggctttaaaaattcatttgattTAATGGTATATGGCAAA
Encoded here:
- the FBXO40 gene encoding F-box only protein 40 — protein: MIKHRAQKPPPGQHRHCERCFNRHCRAPIEPSVSCMVISCRLHCGATFHMCKEEEHQLLCPLEQVSCLNSAYGCPFSMARFKLAKHLQVCPASVVCCSMEWNRWPNVDSDTTLHKNIMKETLNEECLDTALALRDQKILFRTLKIADLFPEWRKKDEVEKLMDEAVGGEEGAVGGVACDSQEGDDQLSELSQCEREHLAKDKEGMDLGSYKTWENIFSKELQACKVTGSAASAGQKTEEASKKTASVPHAASSTEKAKEVPEGAEEAKDQKPEQVTSNTEMTGLAPWQEGVLERLKKEVGVGDYNMYLVHHGGMLIRFGQLAACTPKEKDFVYGNLEAQEVKTVYTFKVPVSYCGKRARLGDALGHKMPSSDKSVDTSELGINIEELPKANIVTATLLCALEKELKGHEISEARGIDGLFVDFATQTYSFPLEPFSSNAVLADILDEKSPPELHVELYTECVTRRHNKSSSAFTFTCRHFFRRDEFPSHFKNVHADIQSCLDGWFQHRCPLAYLGCTFVQNHFRPDGLKAKVIYSKPLKTFAIKPEVDAVLAESGKCSSTVANQGGNKDLLSSLPVEVLKYIAGFLDSFSLSQLSQVSVLMRDICATLLQERGMVLLVWEKKRYSHGGTSWKARKKIWQFSSLFSRVNKWQRNDIGACMSEHLKNCPFYQVEHKTDPVLLTGMCESREQARKTLVSTFKRRV